Proteins encoded by one window of Terriglobales bacterium:
- a CDS encoding copper homeostasis protein CutC, with protein sequence MSAKRITVEIAAHSVQSALAAQAGGAHRVELFSDPLEGGVTPSEGLIAVVRDQLKIPLHVIIRPRGGDFCYSDEEQEVMLRDIAAAKRMGVDGVVLGTLNPEGSVNVELTRELAEAARPMSVTFHRAIDMCRDLLTALNDVIACGADRALTSGGAALASEGIPVLASLVRQAGEQVSIMAAGGIRPRNVRAVIQQTGVREVHAGLRTVVTGPMQFRNETVSFGKAHSEFERVVVQEQDVRRLVEQAEGL encoded by the coding sequence ATGTCTGCAAAGCGAATCACAGTGGAAATTGCTGCGCACTCAGTGCAGTCAGCATTGGCGGCCCAGGCCGGCGGGGCGCATCGCGTCGAGTTGTTTAGCGATCCACTTGAAGGAGGGGTGACGCCAAGCGAGGGACTGATCGCCGTCGTTCGCGATCAGCTGAAAATCCCATTGCACGTGATCATCCGTCCCCGCGGCGGCGACTTCTGCTACTCCGACGAGGAGCAAGAGGTAATGCTTCGCGACATAGCCGCCGCAAAGCGAATGGGAGTTGACGGTGTGGTATTGGGAACCCTCAATCCCGAAGGAAGTGTCAATGTGGAACTCACACGGGAGTTGGCGGAGGCCGCGCGTCCCATGTCGGTAACCTTCCACCGTGCAATTGACATGTGCAGGGACCTTTTGACTGCTCTGAACGATGTAATCGCTTGTGGAGCAGACCGAGCACTTACCTCAGGAGGCGCAGCCCTGGCATCGGAAGGAATTCCGGTTCTGGCATCATTGGTGAGGCAAGCAGGGGAGCAGGTCTCGATCATGGCAGCCGGAGGCATTCGCCCAAGAAACGTAAGAGCCGTCATTCAGCAGACCGGAGTCAGAGAAGTGCATGCCGGTCTCCGGACTGTCGTGACTGGTCCTATGCAGTTTCGAAATGAGACAGTCTCATTTGGAAAAGCAC